TGGCCACACAAATATTTTAGGCGAGAATAATGTTGGTAAAACATCGCTGATAAAATTAGCAGTCCTATTTTATGGGGAACGCCCCACACGGATAGGCATAAAGCAGAATGAAGCGCTTGGTCTTGATGGTTTTTCAGAGTATTACCTTCCTCATCATGCAAGTTATGTCATTTTCGAATACCTGGTTGCCGGTGAACCTCGCATGTTAGTGTTGACTGGGTATGCTGATAGAAAAGAAGCCTATCGACGCACCTTTGTTCGAGCAGGGTTTAATATTGAAGACTTTTGGTTACCTGATTCCGATATTCCGCTAGCTTCCGACGTCTGGTTGAAAAGAACCCTCACGCAAACGATTCACAAACAATGCAGTAGTTTTGAAGATCAAACTCGCACTCTGCTAGAAGGAAGAGATCCGCATTTCTCCATGGTACCTTCTCGGGTTGATTTGACGCGAATGAAAAGTCTTATGACGAGTATGTTATCGCGTAATGCAGGGCACACTGAACTAACAAAAATAATCGAAGAGTGGGTCAAAAGTGATTTAGGTTCAGAGTGTGCCAAGAACATAGGTGGGATGGCCATTCCACGAAAAGAGCTGGAAAGGTGGGTAAGTCGTTACCATAATAATCAAAAAATAGAGTTAAATTTAGATCGCTTCACATTATTAGCTGATACGTTGACAGAGTATGAATTAAGTACTGCTGAAGCTGGTGGTTTATTCACGCTTGCAAGGCGTTCGCATCAAGCTATAGGCGAGAAAATCATTAATGAGGAGCGTGTTTTCAAGGAGAGAATTGAGCAGGCGCAAGGGGCTTTTCTTGCTAAGAAGATACAATGTGATCAGGTTAGCAAGGAATCGAAGGTTTTAGGTTCTCGTCTCCAATCATTGCAAACAAATGAAGCAGCCTTAACACGAGAAAAAGAGGTATATCGTAAAAATGTACCGAGCAATTTAGCTTTTCTTGAAACACAGAATCAAACAGATACCTTGCGTATTACTCAGCTAAAAAGTGAGTTGTCGGACATAACGTCTGGTCAAAGCGAGATTAATCAGTGGCGCACAGCTCAAATTAGCGAAGCAAAGACGTTCGCAAATGAAGCTATCAGTAAAGCAGAAACAGCCAAGGCAAAGGTTGATTCAGATTATCATTCCTCACTAAGTAATCGAAATTCGATTATCGATGATACCTACGAGAAAACCGTTGATGAAGTGGATGAACAGCTGGTGGATCTCCATAGTCAGCGTGAAAATCTAATATTGACGCGAGCAGATTATCAAGGTCAGTTGAAGAGTCCTTCACTCACCAGTGATGAGTTATCATCACGTGAGCGACTTGAAACGCAATTAAGTAAAGCAGATTTAGAGCGCTCGCATGCACTTAAGCAGTTAGAGCAAATCAAGTCAGAACTTACATCCTTAAAGCGTGAACGCGACAAAGCTAATGAAGAATTTAAAGATGCGCACCGTGAACACGCAGAGAAGGAGGCGCTCTTTGATAATTATCAATCCATCTTAAGCCCCCCTTCATCAAGTTTTTTGGGGTTTTTAAAGAGCGAAGTACCAGATTGGCAAAATACCCATGGCCGGGCACTAAGTGCTGAGATGCTTCAAGCAAAAGGATTGCGTCCATCATTAGTGGGTCACTCTCAAAGTAGTATTTTTGGAATAGAAGTTGATTTATCCCAATTACCTGATGGAGAGCTCGATTATACAAACGAATCTGAGTTATTGGATCGTGTTGCTGTGCTTGGCACAGAAACTGACGTTCTACAAAGGGAGGTTGAGAAGAGGGACCAAGTATTTACACGCATTAACAAACGTATTGATGACACACAAAAGACTCTGTCTGTGCAATCATCTCAATTAAAAAATACTATTAATCAGTATGAGCAACTTAGTGCGGAATTAGCTGTTGAGAAAGACAGGTTAAAAGTATTGCTGCGAGAAAAGAGCGCGACATTAATTGCTAATGTAGAGCAGATAGATGTTCAGCTCGCTGTCGTAGATTCGCAAATAACCTCTCTAAAAGAGCAAAAGAAACAGGCTGTAAAAACAAAGCAAACACAAAAAGAACTTGTTCGCCAAGAACTACAAAGTAATCGAGAGACTTCGATTTCACAGTGCGACCAGCAAAAAGATAGAGCCAGTTTCGAGCTGGTGGAGCGGGAAGCTGAGATTGAATCAGAATATACTAAGCGCCTTTCTGAAAAGGGGGTGGATTCGCAATACTTATTCAAGCTTCAAAAGCAACTTAAAGAATTAACCGATCGCAATATTCAGTACCAAAAGTATGCAAGCAGTAAAGAGGCGTATGAATCATTTATAGCTGATGAATTTGATATAAAGATGCCGCCACTCTTAGAAGAGTTATCGATGGTCAAAGAAGAGTTTAACGCCATAAATAAATCAGTGGGCGAGCTCAATAGTGAATTGAATCAGTTGGACGAATCCAAACGTGAAGCAACTCACTCGCACGAACAGGCCATTCGAAGCATGAATCGGGCTAAGGAGCGGTTAGAAGATAAGATTTTAATGCATTCACGATTTGAGTTTTCTGGGGCGCACTTGGCAGATGAAACGCTTACTGTCGAACAGATTTGCGAACGCTTTGAAAGCCATACGAGAAAAATAACGACTGCTTCGCGTTTGATTGGTGAATTAAATGACGAATTAAGGTCTTTATTCGCAATTGCGGGTACCGGCTCTTTTGAGCACTTGTCATCAAACCCTGGTAATAGCGACGATGTTATTCAGCAGGCGCGACGAATCAATAGTTATATTCAGGATGGTTATCATAAAATAGAGTACTCCTCATTTATTCAGTCCACCCTTAATTTTGAACGCGTTTCATTATATGTGACTTATCTAGAGCAGTTTAAGAGAAAGATAACGCGCTATAATAATGAGCTTAATAAGTATATGGCTCGTGCAGCCGCGTTTAATAACATTAGCCAACTGGAAGTGGATATTGTTTTCTTGTTCTCTAACCGGCACGACTGGCAGCTTGTAAGTGACATAGCAAGACAGTACGAATACTGGAAGTCAGAGAGAAGTCATGGTCAGTTGGATTCTTCTCGGGTAGATTTACCGCACAGGGCGCTGGTGGATGCAATTCAGACCTACTTGGACATCCCAAATATAGATAGTATGGATATAGGGGAGTTATACCGTTACATCGATTTTTCGATTCGATTCATTGATAACGGTAAGTCTAAATATGCCCGCTCATTTAATGAAATTCTCTCGGATAAAGGGAATGCCTCATCCAATGGAACAAGTTACCTCATCCTTATTACGATCTTTGTTGGTATTTTAAATATGATGCGTAAAGGGCATGCCATTCATTTTACGTGGGCCTTGGATGAACTCGCAGATATTAGTCCCAATAACATTACACAGTTATTAAGCATGCTTGAAGAAAATGACATTAATTTGATTTCAGCATGTACGGTCATCAGTGAGGCAGTGTATTTGAGCTTTGCTAAAACCTACTCGATTGAAGTTGATTTTGATACCGGGCAAAAGGTTCTTACCGATGAAGTCGCTTCGGACCCAATACTAGATTTAATTTCTGGTTTAGAAGATAAGGACAATCACCCAATGGAGCGTGCGCATGCTGAATGATATCGCAATGAGGTTACTTCAAAATCAGTTCATATGTAAGTTTACTCAGGCAGATTTATTTAATGAAATTCATCACGAAAATGAAGTGACCAAAACCCAATTGGATAGATTTCTTAATGTGATTGGTCGTTCTTTGCAGTTGAGCGCTGGTGGCACGACTTACTTTGCCGTACACAATCCTGATTCCCCAGGCGCCAAAGAGGAAGCGCGAAAAGCTTTCGAGTTATTGCGTGAGAAAATTAGACCCACTTTAAGTTTTTTGCAGCTCATGGCGCAAATTACACATCAGGAAGGTGAGTCATCTGTATTTATACAAGGTGGTGAGGTGTTAAGTGTTCCTGATGTAATTGCTGGTATCGAGCAGAATCAAGCACATACAAATAGTCTTGATAGGTTGGTCTGGGTTAAGAAGAAAGACGATCCCCTGACTGTGAAGGTTCGGGCACTGTTTAAGGAGCTTGAAAGGGAAGGGTTGCTCGCGGTTCGTAACCAAAAAACAGAGCGATATGTTGTGACTGGAAAGACGGATGTGATGATGGATGCGTTAGAGTTCATCGTTGAAGCAGAGGGGATTGCTACCAAAGAGCCTTCATTGCTGGTGGAGTCTAAACAGCAAGGTTTCGATTTATGATGAAACAACATTCACAATCGAATGAGGTTGAAGCTCTCTTATCATCACTTTCCAAGCATCGTAGTATTATTGCGCGAGGTTATGCTGCAAAACGTGAGGCAGAATTTTACAGTGAAGAAGAGCCGGTCATTCAGCTTCTGCGCACGCAAGGTTTTGTAAGGCCCGTTGGTGAGGGGCAGTTCCGCTTATCAAAGCAGTTAAGAGATCTCATCAATAGAGGGGTTAACCGTCAGCATATCCGTGACATAAATGTAAACCTTGGTCAGTTTACTGATTCATTAGATTTAGCTGTTGAAGATTATCTATCTGCGCAAAATAGAAAAGATAGAGATGATATTGAATCGGCTTGTGATGAGCTTGTGTCAATCTTTTATGAGATGGGGGATTTTTTCTCAGATGCCAGCGAGGAGATTGATCAACAAGTAAAGTTGGTGATTGGAAATCATGCTTATGGCGCCGAACGTATTAGAATTATCCGTGCATATCTTGAGAAGTTAGATCGACTACAAGAAGCTTATGAAACGCTATCACAATCATTAACCGATGAAATTTATACTGAAGACTCATTTTTGTGTGATGAGAGAATTAAGTTTATTTCCCGAACTCTTAAGTATATCGACAACGTTAAGTCGACTCATAAAGAAATTAAAGCTGTATTGCATATGCGTGAAGTGCGGGAGCAAAGGACTCAGCGTCTTAGGCAGTTAGATGCATACCTTCGCGAAAACCCTGCGGCTGAATTTAATAAAGCCGCTTCATTGGCCAGTGATTGTTTATTGTTTCGTAATGCACAAAAGATTGATGTGCAAAGCTTTATTGATGTTGATTCCCATGATCAAAAGTGGATCTCCTTTTATGAGAGGCAAGTGGCGACCAGTATGCTGAAAAAGCCTGCTGTAGTTGATAAGTATGAAAGGCCATCAACCGATTCTATGGCTGCATCTCCTGTATCCAGAAAGCGTGAAAGCTCTATTGCGTTAGATATGATAGGGGAGATGGTCAAGTGTATTCTGAGAGATAAACAATCATTATCTGTGACTCGTTACTGGCAGTTTCATCCTAATCGCAATGAAGTCTCATTTTCTTATTGGTTGTATATAAGCAGAACACATCTAACTCGGCTAATTAAGTCCCCGAAAGGTTTACTTGCAAAGTACGTGAATGTGAAGCCTATTTATGCCACAGAGAGTCAGTCTTGTGGTAATCGCACGGTTGCTGATGTTGTTGTTGCGTATAGCCATTTAGTTGACCATGATAAAGCTGGGAGTGGTAGAGGGGGGAGCAGTGAAGTACTCTGAGGCATTAATTAGGCTGGTGGTTGGAATTGCAAGTAATCGGGTTCGTGATGCTTCTTCAAAAGCAGCTGCAGATTTATACCGTATGCAGTTAATTGGAACCCCCGCTGGTGGAAAGCGGTTTTCTTATCAATCATGTGATCGTTCTAGTGCAATGAAATGGTGTGAGCTCAATGGAATAAACCCTGCCACTTACGACCCATCTAAAGGAACTCGGCAGTCCATGGGTGAACAGCGTGTATTTGAGAAAAAATCAGGTGTCTCACTTTTCAGTAACTTTCTTTGTATTAAATCTCTAGGTGAGTGTTCTTACATAAATGATGTGGCTTTATCAAATCCCGGTCAGGGCCATCTCTGTATTCGTGCTTCTGATATAAAAAACATCTCTGCAGATGCGATTATGGTAGTTGAAAACTTTGAGACATTTTTAGATCAAATTGATTTTATCGATAGTCAGTTACTTCCAAGTCGTACATTGGTCATTTTTCGTGGTTCGCCTCAATTTGGGGGGAAGGCAGAGCCTATTTCTGTGAAGCTTGCTTCTGAATTTAATCTATTGCGGATCGGTTTTTATGACTATGATGTTTCCGGGTTAATAAAGCAGTATGAATTGGCTTATGACTTTTGCCTTATTCCTTCAAAGAGCGATATAGCTAAGCTCGACATTAAGCCCAATCGCTTAGATTTCGAAAAGCAGTTGAAGGAGTTCTACGTCAAATACCCTAGCCGAGTGCCACCCTTATGGATGCAAGGTCACTTAGATTTTTTTGAGGCTGCTGGTGGGAGTTTTGTGCAGGAACGATTGATAGGGGCAGGTGTTGGTTTTCAGTTGTGTAAGCTGTAGCGCTCTAGTTGATATAGGTTGAAGTACGCAAGCGCACTCATAATAAAACCCACTTGAAAGTGGGTTTTATTTGGCTGGTGGACTTATAATATGTTGTACACAGTGTTACCCACCGATTCTGTGGATAAGCTCGTTATTATCATCATTTTCAATGGTTATATTGTGTTTTCTATCTTTATATTCCCTGTCACATAAAATACTAATTAGGTTCGCCTTGGCCTTTATGTATTGATTCTTTTTTAATTCTTTTTCAAGTAATGTGTTTGTTTCTTCATTAGAAATGCCGCTTGCCAAATTCTCTTCAAAGATGATCGACAAGAATTCATGAAATGTGATTTTGTTTTTATCTACGGTGTGAAGGAATAGCCCTGGTGATGTTTTAACTAAATCATCAGGATCAACTCCTTCAGGTAGAAAGCTATAACATGTAGATGCTGGTGAAGGGTGGTGCGCAATAACTGACATTAACGCTGACCTCATAGCTTTTCTACCTGCTGTGTCTCCGTCATAGATGAAGGTGGCATTATTAGTAACTCTTGATAAATTAAATAGTTGCTTTTTCGATATGGCAATCCCCATTGTTGCAACGCAATTATTAACACCCTTGGAGGCGCAAGAGACAACATCCATGTAACCTTCAAAAACATATGCTTCATCTTTCTCTTGGATGTATGGCTTGTTCTCGTAAAGCCCATATAGAATTTCAGATTTATTGAAAGTGGCAGATTGCTGAGAGTTTAAATATTTTGGAGTTGCTTCATCATTTAAAGTTCGACCTCCAAACCCGGCAATTAATCCAATGTGGTTTTTGATAGGAAACATCAATCTGCCTCTAAATGTTTCATATACGTTATCTGGATTTCTCGCATTTATTAGGTGGTTATTTTCGAATAGCTCAAAGAGCATTTTATTTTCTTTGGCCAGAGACAGGAGGTTTTTATCATTTGATGCGTAGCTCAGGCAAAAGCGCTTTATTCTTTCTTCATTTAAGCCCCGGTGATTTATATAGCTGTAAAACTTATCACTCTTCTGTTTTAAGAATACTTGTTGGGCAGCTTGGTTCGCTTTGAAATTTTGCAAAGGGGCTTTTGATTCTAGAAGTATGAGTTTGTTAGTGTCTCCCATAACGCCACACTCAAGACAAATGAAGAAATCTTCTTGTTTGCAGATTTGCAGGTTGTCACGAAAGTGTTCGCCGCCATAACAGCAAGGGCACTTTATAAAGCTAAAATTATCCATACCTATCCTAATGATACTTTATAAGTGCAGATAATAGCATGTAGTTGCTATTTTTCATGCTGAAATCCAATCAAAAACTATTCTTTCATTCTATTTGATTACATCCGATGTTTGCTACGTTTAACTTATCTATTTGATGCCAAAAACACTACTTATCCATAACTACCGGTGCTACGTTTAACTTTTCTTTTTCTGTATTTTATCTAGCATTTTCTTGCTGAGGTGTGGCTTGATTTTGATTGTGTTTTTTTTAAAAGTGAATAAGGAAGCCTGATAAGTAATTGTTAAATATTGATGCTAATTCTGATGGATGTATCTGTTAACTGACTCCGTGAATTGTTCCTATAAACAGTTTATTTTTATTTGATGCTACACAGCCTGTTACTTTCCAGTATCCTTTAGCCCACAGACTATAAAATAAGGGGCGCTCTCCCCATTGTGGCGGGCGTTCGCCCTAGTTTGTGCAGAGTGAGTCGCAAAATGAGGGGTGCTCTCCCTAATCCTAGAGGGCGTTCGCCCTAATTTGTGTGGGGTGAGTCATATAAAGGGGCGCTCTCCCTATTGTAGGGGGTGTTCGCCCTGATTTATCTGGGGTGAGTCATATAAAGGGGCGTCCTCCCCATTACAGGGGGCGTTCTCCCTATTGTAGGGGGCGTTCGCCCTAGATTATGCAGTGTGTGAGCAGTAAAAGGGCATCAGCTGGATGCAAATAAATACCTTGTTGTGGGTGAACAACTAAGATTGAAAATTTTCTACTTCCGAAGCTCGTTTCTATCATGGCTACCAAAAGTTAATTGTGACAATAAAGATCGAAACTTAGGTTCTATCAACATGGCTATCTAAGTGGACTTCACAGACTTTGCTAGACACTTTTAACAGTTACAATGTAACTTCAAATAGAGGTGTTTATGAGCAAAGGCAAACGGTATACCGAAGAGTTTAAGATAGAAGCAGTCAAGCAAATTACTGAGCGTGGTTATTCAGTTCAGGAAGTTGCTGATCGGCTTGGTATTTCAACTAAATCCCTCTATCACTGGCGAAGCCAGTTAAGTGGCAATAAAGCCGTTCGCCAGTCATCTGATGATTCGGTTCGAATTGCTAAGTTAGAGGCAGAGTTGAAGCGGGTCACGGAGGAAAGGGACATCTTAAAAAAGGCCGCAAGGTACTTTGCAAGCCAGCCAGAGTAAAGTACGCCTTTATCCGAGATCACCAGAAGCAGTTCTCTGTGTTATCCATGTGCCGTGTATTAAAAATCAATCGCAGTGGCTTTTATGCATGGCTTAAACAGCCGTTGAGCACGAGAGCGATTGAAGATAATCGCCTGCTCAAGCGGATAAAAGAGTTCTATATTGCCAGCGGCGGAACATATGGTAGCCCTTGGATACATCGTGATCTTCGTGAAGCGGGCGAGTCTTGTAGCGTGCACCGTGTTGCTAAAATTATGCGACTGAACAACCTTAGAGCGCAGATTGGTTACAAGCGCAAATACATCAAAGGCGTTAAGCCATCACGGATTGCAGATAACGTATTGGAGCGTGATTTTGCCCCAGACTCACCTAATACTGCGTGGGTGAGTGACATCACGTATGTGCGAACGTATGAGGGTTTTCTGTACTTAGCGACAGTTATCGACTTGTTCTCACGACGCGTTGTCGGTTGGTCGATGGATAAAAACATGGATAAGCATTTGGTTATCCGGGCATTATTAATGGCCGTTTACCAACGTCGGCCAGAACAATCTGTGTTGGTACATAGCGATCAAGGCAGTCAGTATGGCAGTGCAGATTATTTAGCGTTTATGAAAGAGCATAACCTTATTCCTTCCATGAGCCGCAGAGGAAACTGTCATGATAATGCGGTTGCTGAGAGCTTTTTTGCTACGTTTAAAAAGCGCGTGATCAGAAAGAAGATATATTCGACCAGAGACGAAGCGAAGACAGAGATATTTAACTTTATAGAAATGTTTTACAATCCAAAAAAACGCCACTCGCATACAGGCGGTATATCACCTGCTAAATTCGAAGAAGCGTATTTTTTGAAACAACAGACTGTCTAGTGAGAGCTGGGAAGTCCATTATTCCCAACCAAACAGCAAAATCTTTTGCGCTTTTAAATGCTTGCCCTTTATCAAACAAATTTGGTGTAGTAGGTTTTAAAGCCGCGAAAACCAGATTGATGAAAAGCAATCAAAATAGTCATAACTTCACTGGAAGCTAGACGAGATGGTTTAATACGTTGCTTTTCACCCGATTCTATTAAGTGTTTAAGCCATTGAGGTTCAAACAATAAACAATAAACAAAAATCATCGACATCTACGTAAATTGCATCTAAGTTATTCATGCCCTTGCCTTGGTAATCTTATGTTTCTTGGTCGAAAGATCTGATCACCACAAGGGCATTTAGTTCAATTTCTTATGCGCAGCTCAGGTTGAGTAAGCAAAACGTGTTGCCAAAAACCAAGCTTTTCGAAGCCATCACCTACCTCAGTAATCAATGGCATAAGCTCGTTCGTTACTTAGACGATGGGCAACTCAATATCGACAATAACCGTGCTGAGCGGGCCATCAAACCGTTCGTGATTGGTCGTAATAACTGGTTGTTTAACGCCGGTGCTGCTTTATACAGCATCATCGAAACAGCTAAAGCCAGCAGCCTCATTCCGTTCGATTATGTAATGACATGCTTGAATGAGCTCTGTAAACCAGATCCAGAACTCGAAGCATTAGCTAGGTGGTATTGCCAGACGTCACAATTAATTATTCAAGTTACAGAGAAAATCTGGGTAATTATGTTTGCTTATAAAGCATCGAAAGCTTGTATATATGGTGGTTTTATTTTTGTTGTTGTACACTTATTTGAATATTATAACCAACAAGAGTGACGCTGTTTTATGGGTAATAAAAAAACGACAGATATTACTTTTTTCTCGGTTGCTGCGTATGGTGATAATGACACTACGACAGAACTGCAAAAGGCTAGACTAAACGCAAAATTGATAGAAACTCAGAATGGCTTCCCATTATTTTATGATAAATTTACAGCAACTCAAGCTGCATCTGAGTTACTGCCGTTAGCTTTGGGGCAAGATAAATTAGTATCGTTAGTAACCATCACCGAATCTTATGAAAGAGAGTGGCTGCCTGGTCGAAATTTCAATCAGTTTGTTGAGACACTTCTTCCGCAAGAAGTAAGTAAAAATGAATTCATAAATTTAACTCAAGTATCTTCTGAATTAAGGGATGTTATTTTATTAATCATTGAGCAAGGGCTAATAGCAAACAATAATATCGATTTAGCGAGATCATTTGCTCGTTGTGAAACAAACGATGAATACATCAAATCACTCTCTGTCTATCCATTTGTTGTTGATATTCTTAAAGCTAATGAGTTTTTTCAACACGTAAAAGCTTTCCAAGTGCCTTATAAAACCAATGAATCTGATGGTCGAAGGGTGGTTGTATATGAATTAAAAGATCCTGTAATCGACTGCTATATGGACAGTGATGTACTCGTAACACTTCCACCACAACTTCAAGTGAAATCACCAACAGACAACCTAAACACTGAACCTAAATTATAAATAGTGATAGAGTATTATTAGTTTATTGAAGGTTTATATTGCAGCGAAGGGTGAAGATTTACTCCCCACAGGAAAAAACTTCCGGAATCTAAATTAGATAAACATGTTTTGCCTATTAAAGCTTGTTTGCTTCGTTGAAAAGCCCTTCACCTTAAAGCCAAAAACACTGATATAAAAAACGCCCAATTATTAAACTCAACCCTGAGAAAGTTTGGCCTGCCATGTACTACTACAATCTTTTGCGGCTAATAGTTGTGATTTAAGCGAAACAGAAGCCCTCACTCTTCAAAGAGAGGTGCATCTTGGAGTTTTAGAATTTGAGTCTCAATACCACAACCCAAAAAGTAAGTTGAGAATCGCATTAGAAAAAAATGAGTACTCATGTAAAAAGATTATATACCCCCTTCTTTATTCAAGGTTAATGATTGCAAGTCAAACTGGTCAAATACCAAATTTAACAATCGATCAAACATATAACTATCTTTTCAACCAAGCTCCATTACCTGATTGTCTTTCAGAATTTGGTTCACCACCAGAGGTTAGTAAAACTGCATTAAGTAAAATTGATGAGAATAATGATATTTTTCACAGTGATTTCTTTGATGGTATCCTAACTGGGTTAAGCGATGTTTTGCCCAAAAACACACCCTAGAATAAACCCAAGCAAAGCATTTTAATATCGACAGACAAATAATTATGGATAGTCAAAATAGATGGAAAGTAAAGATCGGTGGCTTAAACTGCAAGAAGAATTACTAGCTGCGCAACAAAAAGTAAATTTTAAATTTCGAAATGCAGTTGATCACAAAACATTTTTAAATTTTTTAACTAACAATATAAACAATTTAAACATTATCGATGTAGAGTTTTTTGATGCTAAGATCCCACCTTATGGGAAGTTAATCAGAACGACTTTAATTATTCCTGAAGGGGAGAGGTTATATTTAGAGACCGCCTACTACCCATTGGCTAGAACCTATTTTCGAAGAAATAGAATTGCAATATCAAATAAGTTTGCTTATTCGAAGCACTTTATGGAACGTCTTATCGAAAGAAAAGGCATCGATGACATGGAAGGAATCAAAAGGGAAATAATAGAAACATTAAAAGAGCTTGAAAGATCAGCATTCACTCAAGAGCATGGCGCCCTGATGGTAGAGACAGATTTTATTATTATAAACTCACAATCAATTTATTGTTGTTTTTTAGAACACAGAGATTTTGGTGAAGTCGAAGCCATTGTTAAAACAATCATACCAAGAGCGTCACTTTCTAAGAAAAAAGATGAAGTGGCCCAATACATATTGGACTCTTTTGGTTCAGACTCATGTTCTCTTGCAACGCAAGGTCTACCAGATACCAAAATGGAAGCTGACAAAGTTATCTCTAACAACAAGAATCGTATGAGCGGAGATTTACCCAGTGTAGAAGAATTAGAATTTCGTAAAAACTTATGCAGTGGGTCATTTAAAGTCGATAAGAAATTTAACAAAGCGCTTGGAAAATACCTTGCTACTTATGATCAAACTTCAGCTAAGTGTCGGCCTGCATAGAAGATGCGGTAAGAAACCAGTCGTGCAGTACTAATAAGACCTCTCAATGAGAGGTCTTTCTTATTTTTGCATTATTCAGGTTGGGTGATGACTCTCGCTGAGATAGAAATGCCCACATTTTCATTCGTAGAAGCTTGCTTCGGGATCACCACAATTAGCTTTCTGAAGTTACTCAAGTCAGGTAAACGAATTTCACGCGTGCCATCATATCTATTACTTCTCAAATACATGCTACCGTATAGAGATATGCTATTATCAACACCTTGAGTATAAAGACTCGCCTTTTGTGAACCGACCAATGTACCTGTAGACCTTAAATCAATAACAGCTCTTTTATCTTTATTGGCTACACCGTTCTCTTCGAGATCAATG
This sequence is a window from Pseudoalteromonas ulvae UL12. Protein-coding genes within it:
- a CDS encoding ATP-binding protein, with the translated sequence MEYGLSRIILIDSYLPGRIYEVDVAGHTNILGENNVGKTSLIKLAVLFYGERPTRIGIKQNEALGLDGFSEYYLPHHASYVIFEYLVAGEPRMLVLTGYADRKEAYRRTFVRAGFNIEDFWLPDSDIPLASDVWLKRTLTQTIHKQCSSFEDQTRTLLEGRDPHFSMVPSRVDLTRMKSLMTSMLSRNAGHTELTKIIEEWVKSDLGSECAKNIGGMAIPRKELERWVSRYHNNQKIELNLDRFTLLADTLTEYELSTAEAGGLFTLARRSHQAIGEKIINEERVFKERIEQAQGAFLAKKIQCDQVSKESKVLGSRLQSLQTNEAALTREKEVYRKNVPSNLAFLETQNQTDTLRITQLKSELSDITSGQSEINQWRTAQISEAKTFANEAISKAETAKAKVDSDYHSSLSNRNSIIDDTYEKTVDEVDEQLVDLHSQRENLILTRADYQGQLKSPSLTSDELSSRERLETQLSKADLERSHALKQLEQIKSELTSLKRERDKANEEFKDAHREHAEKEALFDNYQSILSPPSSSFLGFLKSEVPDWQNTHGRALSAEMLQAKGLRPSLVGHSQSSIFGIEVDLSQLPDGELDYTNESELLDRVAVLGTETDVLQREVEKRDQVFTRINKRIDDTQKTLSVQSSQLKNTINQYEQLSAELAVEKDRLKVLLREKSATLIANVEQIDVQLAVVDSQITSLKEQKKQAVKTKQTQKELVRQELQSNRETSISQCDQQKDRASFELVEREAEIESEYTKRLSEKGVDSQYLFKLQKQLKELTDRNIQYQKYASSKEAYESFIADEFDIKMPPLLEELSMVKEEFNAINKSVGELNSELNQLDESKREATHSHEQAIRSMNRAKERLEDKILMHSRFEFSGAHLADETLTVEQICERFESHTRKITTASRLIGELNDELRSLFAIAGTGSFEHLSSNPGNSDDVIQQARRINSYIQDGYHKIEYSSFIQSTLNFERVSLYVTYLEQFKRKITRYNNELNKYMARAAAFNNISQLEVDIVFLFSNRHDWQLVSDIARQYEYWKSERSHGQLDSSRVDLPHRALVDAIQTYLDIPNIDSMDIGELYRYIDFSIRFIDNGKSKYARSFNEILSDKGNASSNGTSYLILITIFVGILNMMRKGHAIHFTWALDELADISPNNITQLLSMLEENDINLISACTVISEAVYLSFAKTYSIEVDFDTGQKVLTDEVASDPILDLISGLEDKDNHPMERAHAE
- a CDS encoding condensin complex protein MksE, with the translated sequence MLNDIAMRLLQNQFICKFTQADLFNEIHHENEVTKTQLDRFLNVIGRSLQLSAGGTTYFAVHNPDSPGAKEEARKAFELLREKIRPTLSFLQLMAQITHQEGESSVFIQGGEVLSVPDVIAGIEQNQAHTNSLDRLVWVKKKDDPLTVKVRALFKELEREGLLAVRNQKTERYVVTGKTDVMMDALEFIVEAEGIATKEPSLLVESKQQGFDL
- a CDS encoding DUF7281 domain-containing protein, whose product is MKYSEALIRLVVGIASNRVRDASSKAAADLYRMQLIGTPAGGKRFSYQSCDRSSAMKWCELNGINPATYDPSKGTRQSMGEQRVFEKKSGVSLFSNFLCIKSLGECSYINDVALSNPGQGHLCIRASDIKNISADAIMVVENFETFLDQIDFIDSQLLPSRTLVIFRGSPQFGGKAEPISVKLASEFNLLRIGFYDYDVSGLIKQYELAYDFCLIPSKSDIAKLDIKPNRLDFEKQLKEFYVKYPSRVPPLWMQGHLDFFEAAGGSFVQERLIGAGVGFQLCKL
- a CDS encoding DNA primase, with amino-acid sequence MDNFSFIKCPCCYGGEHFRDNLQICKQEDFFICLECGVMGDTNKLILLESKAPLQNFKANQAAQQVFLKQKSDKFYSYINHRGLNEERIKRFCLSYASNDKNLLSLAKENKMLFELFENNHLINARNPDNVYETFRGRLMFPIKNHIGLIAGFGGRTLNDEATPKYLNSQQSATFNKSEILYGLYENKPYIQEKDEAYVFEGYMDVVSCASKGVNNCVATMGIAISKKQLFNLSRVTNNATFIYDGDTAGRKAMRSALMSVIAHHPSPASTCYSFLPEGVDPDDLVKTSPGLFLHTVDKNKITFHEFLSIIFEENLASGISNEETNTLLEKELKKNQYIKAKANLISILCDREYKDRKHNITIENDDNNELIHRIGG
- a CDS encoding IS3 family transposase (programmed frameshift) gives rise to the protein MSKGKRYTEEFKIEAVKQITERGYSVQEVADRLGISTKSLYHWRSQLSGNKAVRQSSDDSVRIAKLEAELKRVTEERDNLKKGRKVLCKPARVKYAFIRDHQKQFSVLSMCRVLKINRSGFYAWLKQPLSTRAIEDNRLLKRIKEFYIASGGTYGSPWIHRDLREAGESCSVHRVAKIMRLNNLRAQIGYKRKYIKGVKPSRIADNVLERDFAPDSPNTAWVSDITYVRTYEGFLYLATVIDLFSRRVVGWSMDKNMDKHLVIRALLMAVYQRRPEQSVLVHSDQGSQYGSADYLAFMKEHNLIPSMSRRGNCHDNAVAESFFATFKKRVIRKKIYSTRDEAKTEIFNFIEMFYNPKKRHSHTGGISPAKFEEAYFLKQQTV